From the genome of Cryptococcus neoformans var. neoformans B-3501A chromosome 1, whole genome shotgun sequence, one region includes:
- a CDS encoding hypothetical protein (Match to ESTs gb|CF193290.1|CF193290, gb|CF193289.1|CF193289) produces the protein MGDALAVEEQRSVLSFRSSAPEPDTITKLVKRCRAMIVKLLPVEVELSQITDATSSVITPQVITSFAKSGGDFEEAVPFALLRAKAMLMNEAYKNPADYDENLCRATAAEVLARRIVHNLPIDKLESVMSTRYRYRESDGDESAPSSALETAIDQHGTIFLSSSEAQHVVNCLWRGDWIQRNNDNMDIDYVPYQLAESSSFWAHLNPDRMSVPRYQSTFKIVVWSIFLFVYSQSVESPLESFNSERNWDGYEIVLYVMAVAFLIEEIVKMSKIIRIAPRPMTTVGFWTIVNLITDCLLLAAFGLRVAGLSLDASKDDQAQLLHFRSFQVLSCVAPFIWMKLVGTLQVVVARMLRESTIFFILLAIMGIGFVQSLYALDAADGESGGRGIVINNLIQALLGAPDFDSPSERFGYPFGLIIFYGWNFVATIILVNVLIALFGSAYSDVTDNETDEYLVFFAHKTIDLIRAPDSYVYPAPFNLIEAFLIAPFEWILPRDMYIELNRYTMTVLFFVPLAFIALFESQISHSKNRSISAYFNEPPPDEEGDPVIEDPTCEGDDNGEISRIKFENLISVFPNTALTESAVIHQEMKTMRKQLDRLEKLLLEPRAKTA, from the exons ATGGGAGACGCTCTG GCTGTCGAGGAGCAGCGTTCTGTCCTTAGCTTCAGGTCTTCTGCTCCAGAGCCG GACACGATAACGA AGCTTGTCAAGCGATGTCGAGCCATGATCGTCAAACTTTTACCTGTGGAAGTTGAGCTTTCCCAGATTACAGATGCTACTAGTAGTGTTATTACGCCCCAGGTCATTACCTCGTTCGCCAAATCTGGCGGAGATTTTGAGGAAGCAGTTCCTTTTGC ACTGCTCAGAGCCAAGGCAATGCTCATGAATGAAGCTTATAAAAATCCGGCAGATTACGACGAGAATTTGTGTAGAGCTACAGCGGCAGAGGTACTAGCGCGTAGGATTGTTCATAATCTACCAATTGATAAGTTGGAGAGCGTAATGAGTACCAGATACCGATATCGCGAGAGCGACGGGGATGAATCGGCTCCTAGTAGTGCTCTGGAGACGGCCATCGATCAGCATGGTACA ATTTTCTTGTCTTCATCTGAGGCTCAACACGTCGTGAACTGCCTATGGAGAGGTGATTGGATCCAACGAAACAATGATAACATGGATATCGATTACGTTCCATATCAACTGGCGGAATCCAGTAGCTTCTGGGCCCATCTCAATCCCGACCGCATGTCAGTCCCAAGATACCAGTCAACGTTTAAGATCGTGGTATGGTCCATATTTCTTTTTG TCTATTCGCAAAGTGTCGAGAGCCCCCTAGAGTCATTCAACTCGGAGAGAAACTGGGATGGTTACGAAATTGTTTTATATGTGATGGCCGTTGCGTTTTTGATCGAAG AGATTGTTAAGATGTCCAAA ATTATACGAATTGCACCCAGACCAATGACCACAGTG GGATTCTGGACCATCGTCAACTTGATTACCgactgtcttcttctcgcagCTTTTGGTCTTCGGGTAGCCGGCCTTAGTCTTGATGCAAGCAAAGATGACCAGGCTCAGCTATTGCATTTCCGGAGCTTCCAAGTTCTCAGTTGCGTGGCGCCCTTCATCTGGATGAAACTG GTCGGGACACTTCAAGTTGTAGTGGCCAGGATGCT TCGAGAGTCAACTATTTTCTTTATTCT ACTTGCTATCATGGGCATTGGTTTTGTACAG TCGTTATATGCCCTGGACGCTGCAGATGGAGAATCTGGGGGGCGAGGTATTGTGATCAATAACCTTATTCAGGCTCTTCTGGG AGCCCCGGACTTTGATTCGCCCTCGGAACGGTTCGGTTACCCTTTCGGACTTATCATTTTCTACGGATGGAACTTCGTAGCAaccatcatcctcgtcaaCGTTTTGATTGCTCTGTTCGGATCCGCCTACTCCGACGTGACCGATAATGAGACGGACGAATACCTGGTTTTCTTTGCCCATAAAACTATAGACTTGATCCGTGCTCCAGACTCATACGTCTACCCTGCACCATTCAACCTCATTGAAGCCTTCTTGATTGCGCCATTTGA ATGGATTCTCCCCAGGGATATGTACATAGAGCTTAATCGCTACACCATGACTGTTTTGTTCTTTGTCCCGCTAGCGTTTATTGCGCTCTTCGAGTCTCAAATATCTCATTCAAAGAATCGTAGCATCAGTGCGTACTTCAACGAGCCTCCGCCcgatgaggaaggcgaTCCTGTTATCGAGGATCCGACTTGCGAGGGTGACGACAACGGAGAGATATCGAGAATTAAATTTGAAAATCTAATCAGCGTTTTTCCAAA TACTGCACTCACTGAGAGCGCTGTTATTCATCAGGAGATGAAAACCATGAGAAAGCAATTAGATAGGCTTGAAAAGCTTCTACTAGAGCCCAGGGCTAAAACTGCCTAG